A section of the Castanea sativa cultivar Marrone di Chiusa Pesio chromosome 12, ASM4071231v1 genome encodes:
- the LOC142618560 gene encoding uncharacterized protein LOC142618560 has protein sequence MEYNCQEDSKSSSEESDRSVQNDDMGTGRSYECVYCKRGFTTAQALGGHMNIHRKDRVKTRPSSVPSVSSKADENYVNLRSYTSIQSYPPHYNSTAPEVQVSSQVTFPVSAWHMRPPNTQHTDHVQNNPLHPNLFEEDWRRSLSLQVGPTHVVVEHDREKRREDGNEEDDELDLELRLGHYP, from the coding sequence ATGGAATACAATTGCCAAGAAGACTCAAAGAGCTCAAGTGAAGAAAGTGATCGATCTGTGCAAAATGATGATATGGGCACTGGCAGATCCTATGAGTGTGTGTATTGCAAGAGAGGGTTCACTACAGCACAAGCCTTGGGTGGTCACATGAATATTCATAGGAAGGATAGAGTCAAAACAAGGCCTAGTTCAGTTCCTTCAGTCTCAAGCAAAGCTGATGAAAACTATGTGAATCTTAGATCATACACATCAATTCAAAGCTATCCACCACATTATAATTCCACAGCTCCTGAGGTACAAGTAAGTTCTCAAGTAACTTTTCCAGTATCTGCATGGCATATGAGACCCCCAAATACACAACACACTGATCATGTACAAAATAATCCACTGCATCCAAATCTGTTCGAAGAGGACTGGCGAAGAAGTCTAAGCTTGCAAGTTGGACCAACCCATGTAGTAGTGGAACatgatagagagaaaagaagagaagacggcaatgaagaagatgatgaattGGACTTGGAGCTTCGACTTGGTCATTatccataa
- the LOC142621136 gene encoding bet1-like SNARE 1-1 → MNARRDYRNNKAALFDGIEEGGIRASSSYSSHEIDEHDNERAVDGLQDRVILLKRLSGDINEEVESHNRMLDRMGNDMDSSRGVLSGTMDRFKTVFETKSSRRMFTLVASFVVIFLVIYYLTR, encoded by the exons AGACTACCGTAACAATAAAGCCGCTCTTTTTGATGGAATTGAGGAGGGTGGCATCAGGGCCTCATCGTCTTACTCTTCCCATGAAATTGATGAGCATGATAATGAAAGAGCAGTAGATGGATTGCAAGATAGAGTCATTCTGCTGAAGAGA TTGTCAGGTGATATAAATGAAGAGGTGGAAAGTCATAATCGAATGCTGGACAGAATG GGCAACGATATGGATTCATCAAGGGGAGTCTTGTCTGGAACCATGGATCGTTTCAAGACg gTATTTGAGACCAAGTCAAGCCGGAGAATGTTTACACTTGTGGCATCATTTGTTGTCATTTTCCTTGTCATATACTATCTCACTAGGTAA